The following is a genomic window from Peromyscus maniculatus bairdii isolate BWxNUB_F1_BW_parent chromosome 22, HU_Pman_BW_mat_3.1, whole genome shotgun sequence.
AacgaaggaaggaaaagaaaaattagcaGGGAGCCACGGACTGTTGTGGAGAAGGGTGGAAGTGGTAGTAGTTACAGTACAGAAAGATCCCTCTAGGACCAGAGAGGAAGGTGAACAGGATGAGTGTGGGGTGCGTGGTATCTCATGAAGAAGGTCAGTGTCCAGAACATGGAGCCTCACTCAAGGCCTTGTCTGCCAGGAGGTCATTAGACCCACATATTGAGCAAACCAAGAGGAGGTAAAccgaagctagcctggtctctGCAGAGCTCGGGTTCTGGTGACCTGGGCGAGGGGAAATAACGATTCTCATTTCTTAGACTCTTCCAGAGCATCCTGCCTCTCTTTCCCCAGTGGGACAATCACACCTGCCATTTTGAGGCCATCCCAACTCTGGTTGGTCCCCATTCCGGATTTTCAGACctcctggggttgggggagggaatcAAGGGCTGGACCAGGGGCGAAGGTCCTCGACCACACCGGAACAAAGGCCAGGGCCTTGCGTGCGCGCCTTCAGCGAGACCCGCCCCTTCCCGCCCCTGGCACCATCTGGGTACCGATTGGCTAGATGGGAACCATCCCTTGTAGTTGATTGAATGCTGGAGACACTTGGTGATTGGCTGACGTGAACGACTGTCCAGCGCTGAGTTAACCCTATAGAGGCTGAAGCCGGGCCTGGCCCAGCTTTCAGTCACCTGCAGCACGCTGCTGCCTTCTCATCGCGGTCCTCCCCAGCTCCCGACCACCAAGGGCGCTGAGTCTATTTGGCACACTGGTGGCGGGGCTCAGTTTCCCTCATCGCTGCTGCAAGCTGAGCTACTGGGGCTGGTATGCCCCAGCCCCGGGATGCCCTCCAGCAGGCAGCAGCCTCAGGTGGGGCGTATCGTCGCCTGAATGCGGGGATCCTGGGTTTCAGTTTTTCCTTCCAGGTCATCAGCACCatctggcctcagtttctctaatGTCCCAGGGGCACTGAGTTTCCGCGTTTCCTTTCCCGCGCGAAGGCAAGGCTGGAGACTTCAGGTTCCCATCTCTTTCCAGCAGGCTGAACCGCTCCTGCCCCAGGACTCAAGGTTGCAAGCTGGTAGCTGGTGGCCTCGAGTACCGACCGGGTCTCTAGTCCCTGAACAGGAGGTTCCTGGGCCTGTGTCCTCCTCCAGATGTCCTACAACCTCCAGTTTCTCCAATTGTCCAGGGGCTCAGTGTCTCCTCCGCCCCCAGCGAAGCCAAACCTCTCCGCCCATGTTCAGTGACCAATGGGCTGCGGCGTCCCCGCGCGGGGCGGAGCCCGGTCACCCGGAGGAGGCTGTGCCCGGACCCGGCGGCCATGGCAGGTAGGACTCCCCGCGCGGGCGGGGACGGGGCAGAGGGGCATGGCCGCTGCAGCCCGTCGCTATCTCGCTGCAGCTCCCGAGCCTCTGTCCCCTGCGGTGGCGGCCGAGGAGGCACCGGAGGAGGATGAGGACGACGCGGAGGCCGAAGACCCCGAGCGCGGGGCAGGCAGCGGAGGGCGCAGCTGCAGCCTTGGTGGCATTGGAGGCAGCACGGCCGGGCCTGGGCTGGCTCTCGGGGGCGCGCTCACGAGGCGTGCGGTCACGCTGCGGGTGCTGCTCAAAGACGAGCTGCTGGAGCCCGGCGAGGGGGTGCTTTCTATCTACTACCTGGTGAGCGACCCCCAGAGACCGTTCATGTCCTCCACTGCTCGTGCATAAGgggaaactgaagcccagagcCTGATCCTCACAATGCCGCATAACCGTAACTACAGCCGTCTGGGTGTGTGGACAACCAATTCATACCATAGCAGCTTCCCCATCAGGAAAATGAGGGCTTCCTTCCCAGGCCCTCTATGAAGATGTGTGCTGCTTACTGTTTTTTAAAACGTTCGCCCAAAAAACTTTCTTTGTGGTGCCCAGAATGGAACTTGAGCCAcaccccccagcccctcactggggggggggggggatgctagGCAGGCTCCAccccgaccacgcccccagctcctcactgggggattctaggcggggctccaccctgaccacgcccttCAGTCCCTCCCTCACGGGGGGGGGCTCTAGGAAGGGGTTCTACCTCTGAgatcagtgtcttttttttttttttttggtttttcgagacagggtttctctgtgtagctttgcgcctttcctggaactcacttggtagcccaggctggcctcgaactcacagagatccacctgcctctgcctcccgagtgctgggattaaaggcgtgcgccaccaccgcccggcaagatcaGTGTCTTACCAGGCTTTGTACCTgtggtctttctgcctcagcctccccagtaacTGGGCTGATAGGCCTGGCCTGCTAGGTCAGGTCTGGCTGCTTAACTTTAAAGCTGTGCACCTGGGTGTTGAAAGCCAGGATGTTGTACTGATGTGACAGATGGTGTTCCTATGACAACACCTCTTGGGAACCCTAGAGGAACATGGACACCAAGCCTCAGGGAGCGTGTTGTTAGGAATCTCCGGGAGTGGGCGTGTCCCAGCCCTCTCTGTCCCTGCAGGGCAGGAAGTTCATTGGGGACCTGCAACCAGATGGCAGGATCCTGTGGCAGGAAACCGGACAAATCTTCAACTCTCCCAGCGCCTGGGCGACACACTGCAAGAAGCTCGTCAACCCAGCCAAGAAGTCCGGTTGTGGCTGGGCATCGGTGAAGTACAAGGGCCAGAAACTGGACAAGTACAAGGCTGCCTGGCTCCGCCGGCACCAGCTGCATATGCCGGTAGCTGCTGCTGATGAGGTGACTACAAGCCTTCGCCCGTGCACACTGGCATAAGGTGTGCAAAGCCCTAGGGTAGGACACAGCCTCACGTGTTGGAGAAGCAGCAAGGTGGCCTGAGTGGCTGAAGCAGAGAGcacaggggaggcagggaggggacagaCAGGACCGGCAGGGCCTCCTGGGCTGCGGGGAGGACTTCAGCTTTGACCCTGAAGGAGCTATGGAGTGCGATGATGGGCAGAGGGAGCTGCTGGAGGGAGACTGACAGAGGAGTCTCACCTCAGGTCAGACAGCTAGGACCAGCCAGAGGCTGAATCCCAAGCTTGGGGGTTCGGGGAGCATGCGCAAAGCCTCAGGCACATCCGCTCACCCTCGCCCTCTGGTGGTCACTCAAGGCAATGCCACCTCGGGCTCAGGCCTGGGCTCCAGAAAGTACTTGTTGAGGGTGTGAGGGAGGCGCCCAGCTGACACtacccccccctgcccccctcaccccctcGATACCCTACTCCACCAGAGTCCCACCAgcgaaggggaggaggaggagcttctgttggaggaggaggaagatgatgtgCTGGCCGGGGTCTCAGCAGAGGACAAAGGCCGCAGACCCCCTGGGAAGGGCTCCTCTGAGCCAGGTGAGGGGCCAGAGAGGAGGGGATTGAAATGGGGAGGATGGCTTTGATGTTTCTTAGGCCTGATTGACAGTCCAGCCTGATTCCACTCTGCCTGGCAGGCctagacctcacagagatctgtctgcctctgcctctgcctcctgagagctggggtcaAGGGCATGTGTTAGAGGACACCTTTCAAGAGTTGGGTCCCTTCTaacaccatgtgggttctggtaattgaacttaggtcatcaggcttggttgcaatacccactgagccatcttgctggccccatttCCTCTTATTTCTTGGGCGTCCTTGCATGGAAGGGAGAGGGGGTTCACATTGACTTCTCTCTCACCCCTCTCCCCAGAGGCCACGCCCCCTGGCAAGCGTGTAGACAAGGTCCAGGTACCAGTACGCTACTGTATGCTGGGTAGTCGTGACTCTGCCAGGTCAGTCACCCCGTCTGCCCTGGTCCTGGCTTCCCTGGTGCCCTTGGTTGGTTTGGTCACAGAGGCAGGGATCTGGCAGGGTCTCAGCTGCTGGGAGACcccaggagggggtggggtggggaagagccTGAGTTCCTGAAGCCTCGGCACCCTCCAGGAACCCCCACACCCTGGTAGAAGTAACGTCCTTTGCTGCCATCAACAAGTTCCAGCCGTTCAACGTAGCTGTTTCCAGTAACGTGCTGTTCCTCTTGGTATGTGACTCAAGTCCCTGTGCCTGGTCACCTGCCATGTCCAGGGAGAAGGCACTCActggctttggggggggggggcactgaagAGTCAGGGATATGATATACAATAGGCATTCAGTAAGTGCTTGCTATTAGGAAGTAATAGGTGATCAGTCTTTCCTTTGGTGCTGGGTATGGACCCCAGtgcctttgcacatgctaggtgcAGGCTTGCTTGCCAGTGAGTGACATCCCGAGGTTAATGGTAGGTTTTTGATAAATGCACATAGGAGGGGGGTGGGCTGGCTTCTGCACTGACACAGGAAGTGCAGCCTGAGCCAGCTGTCCCCTTTCGTCCCCAGGACTTCCACTGCCACCTGACTCGGAGTGAGGTCGTGGGCTACCTTGGCGGCCGCTGGGACATCAACAATCAGAGTGCGTACTGGGACTGAGTGGACAAGGGTGTGTCTGGGGCGGGACTGACAGTTTCTTGTTGGGTACCCCCACAGTGCTGACCGTGCTGAGAGCCTTCCCCTGCAGGAGCCGGCTGGGGGACGCTGACACAGCGGCCACCGTTGAGGAGGAGGTGAGGGCTTCTTGAGAGGGGGCTACAGTTGTCCTGGTGGCTAGGACAAGTGTGGAAGTGAGTGTGGGTGCCCGTGTCTGGTATGGAAATGCTGGCTTTACGTGACAAGGGGTGGAGggaggtcttgctgtgtagaccaggctgacctagaatgAGGCATCCTCCTGCGGTGCCTTTTGAGTACTGGGAGGATAGGCCAGTTAGTGGCTATGCATAGatgtaatttttaagattttcttaTCTTCTGcatggtgttttgtctgaatgtctgtctgtgcattgtgtgtgcccagtgcccttggaggtcattagagggcatcggatcccccagaactggagttatgggtagcGGTGAGACACcattgggtgctggggactgattCCAGCCCAAGTGTTTTTTTccgtttgtttggtttttgagacagggtttctctgtgtagccctagctatcctggaacttgctctgtagaccaggctggcctcgaactcacagagatccgcttgcttctgcctccggagtgctgggattaaaggtgtgtgccgctacCACCTGGCCAGCTAGatgaatttcttaaaaaaaaagagtgtgtgtgtgtgtgtgtgtgtgtgtgtgtgtgtgtgtgtgtgtgtgtgtgtatgtgtgtacatgcatatgagtGCCCAgtgggaccagaagagggcatcgattcttggagctggagttacaggtggctgtgagcagcctgatgtgggtgctgggaactgaactgagtcctcttcaagagcagccagcactcttacccactgagccctctctcccgCTCCAGATGTGTAGTTGGGTGGGAGGGGACTGCACGACTGCCTTTGTGCGAGACTCAGGGGAGCTCAAGGTCCCGCCCCACCTCCACCCTAGCTCGTATGTCTCCAGATCCACCAGGTGCTGTTCCTCCGAGGCCTGTCCCTAGTGGGCTGGTACCACAGCCACCCGCACAGCCCGGCAGCGCCCTCCCTGCAGGACATTGACGCACAGATGGAGTACCAGCTGAGACTGCAAGGCTCCAGCAATGGcttccagccctgcctggccctgctgtGCTGTGAGGCCCCAGCTGGGCACCAGGGTGGGGGACTCACCCCGCCAGGCCCACTGAGCCCCCAACCTACCTCAACCCGTCATTGTCCCCACAGCCCCGTACTATTCTGGCAACCCAGGCCCTGAGTCCAAGATCTGCCCTTTCTGGGTGATGCCTCCCCCTGAGGTGGGTGAGCCGGAGGAAGGCAAGTTGAGGGGCATGGGCGTGAGTGGGCATAGCGGGGTTGTATCTGGGCAGATGTTTGGGGGACGGAGAATGTGCTATGCGTCTTAGGGGACTGCAGTTCAGAGCTATACTGGGCAGCTGTGCCTGCTTCTCCGTCTGTCCGGTGGTTCTCTGTGGTCACTCTAATGCCTGCGGGGTGATACCCTGGCTTCCCACATTCCTTAACTTCAGACCCTAGAAGCCCTGGGCGTGGTGGGCTGGGGACAGGCAAGGCCTCTCTGACTGGCCTACACCCCTCCTAGCAGCAAAGGCCCAGTGACTACGGCATCCCCATGGACGTTGAAATGGCCTATGTCCAGGACAGCTTCCTGACCAATGATGTCCTTCAAGAGATGGTGAGCCATCTACTCGTGGCTGTGGCTTCAGGGTTAATGGTTTCcacttctgttttggtttttgtggtTTTCTTGAGATATGGCCTTCCTGTGTGGCCCAAGCTTATGGTTATTCTTTCAGCTTTCTCAGTGCGGGGATGACGGGTGTGTCCCCAGCACACCCGGGTGTGTGGCTGTTTTTCAATAGCTGCGTCTTCTTGGTCATCCCTGAGGGCTCATGGGTGTGTGACTTCTTGGGATGAGGCTAGACCGCCACCAGGGCAGCCTGCACTGTGGTGACGTGGACCTGGCCCTCCTGGCCGTTGAGGGAGCCCCAGAGCCCGAAGGGGCAGGATCCAGGTGTGCTGCCCCTTACCTGCAGGTGCTGCTGGCAGAGTTCTACAAGGGCGCCCCCGACCTCGTGAGGTTCCAGGAGCCTTGGAGCCCGGAGCACACCTACCTGGACAAGCTCAAGGTGGGTTGTGGAACCCCAGCCCGGGTTCTGTGAGGAACACAGACCGCTTCCCCAGAGTCTCAGGGAAGGGGGGGTCACAAGACCTGCGTGGCTGGGTAAGGGCACCCGTCAGACTCACGGCGCAGGCTCCATCCGCAGCAGTGAGCCCGCTTGTCAACTACTGGGCCCTGCCTTTGGCCTGAGGTCACCCTTCTTGTGTGTGGAGTTCCCTCGAGAGGGTGCTCTACACTGTGCATCGCTCAGACTGAGGCTCGGTGTGGCACACAGTGTCAACCAGCACCCAAAGGCGTGAGCATGCAGGGTGTGTGTCTTGTtctaggttagcctgggctacacagccaaGACACTGCTCCCAAATCCTAACCAGAGAAATCTCCCACAGAACCAAAGTCTTGAAGGTGGCCCAGGCCTACCAAGCACTGCACCAGTCACCCCACCAGGCCCTTACTTGGGctgcagccctgggaggcaggggACACGTGTCTAGGGCAGAGCCTGACCCCAGTCCTGATGTTGCAGATATCACTGGCCAGCAGGACCCCAAAGGACCAGGGCATGTGCCACGTGCTGGAGCAGGTCTGCAGCGTGCTCAAGCAGGGGAGCTGAGTCTGTGCAGGCCCTGCTGTCCTGGGACAGGCTGGGTAATAAAGTCTGAGTACCCACACCACGGGCCTGTGGCTGCGGTGGGGTGGTGGGGCTGTGTGGGGGCCTTGCAAGGAGACAGGGTCACCCTCAATCAAACAGGACAATGGCTGTAGAAAGAGACATTTAATACTTCTTAAAAAATCAGGAGTAGAGTTCGCTTCAGCCCAGGCTGGAGCGGGACAGTGTTGCCCACCTGGGAATGTGGGGTGTGGCCCCACATGCCAGGGAGGAGCCATAAGTTGAGGGGCCGCTGTAGAGAGGAATGTgactgaggccaggctggaggcCTTGCTTACTGGCACCTGCAGCCGCCTGTGGCAGCCGCCAGGTGCGGGGTCCCGTGGACAGGCAACGGCGCCGGTTCGAAGGCGCCGGTGACGGGAATGTCCTCTCTCCGGGGCCTTTGTGCTTGGCCTTCGGCAGGGCTGAGGCTGGTTCTGTGGTCCCGTgggcggtgtgtgtgtgctgtgtgcacgtgtgctgtggtgtgcactTCCACATGGGCAGCTGGTGCTAAGTATCTCCGTGTGCCAAGCTGGGGTACTGGCCAGCCTCAGCTTGCAGGATGGGGACCCCAAGGACCCGCCTGCCTCTGGGGAGCCTGGAGAAGGGGCCGGGGCCCATCGCCAGCAACGGGCTGGGAGGGTTTGAAGCAGGTGGGAGCTGCCACCACCAGGAAGGCGATAGAACCTCAAGGTAGGCCTTCCCAAGTCTTAGGATGGGGGGCCCAGGGctgggagagtggggaggagggtcCTCCCTGGAGGAACGTTAGTGTTTCTAGAGCACCTTGGCGTTAGGCCGCTGCCACAAAGTGCAGGCAGCCAGTGTGCAGGCGCGGTCACTGAGGCAGGGGCACCAGCACCTGCACATAGCTGAGCGGGAAGAAGCCCGACTGGCCGTGCAGCATCCCCTCGTACCAGTTCTCGTCGATCTGGTTGGTGAGCGTGATGAGGTCACCCTCTCGGAAGCCCAGCTCGCCATCATTCTCGGGCTCAAAGTCATATAGCGCCTTGCAGCTTGGCTGGTCCAGGGGTGCTGGGATTGGGGTAGGGATGTGAGGGCACAGCAGACGGCCAACGGCCAAGGTGGGTGGAGGGCAGCCCTACTTTGACACTCTGGGCCATGGGGTGACCCCAAGTGAGCAACCTGCAGCAGCTGGGGGGGGATGcagtccctctccctctctccccccaaaGGACAGCAGCCACAGTGATGCTGACTTCCCCCTAGATACTCACGCATACTCCTGCTAGGTGTCCTGGCAGGCTTGTCTGCTGATCGGAATGAGGAGGAAGCTGTTTATGGAGGAGAGCAGGTGTGAGTGGGTGGACTGGCCCAGCTCCCGCCCGGACACCTCCCATGGGGCTTTGCTACCTGTGATCTTGGGTGCTGGGGCGCAGGGGAATCCCCCATTGGGCTGCTCCGGCTCTCCAAGATCGAAGGGCTCCCGTGGCCGAGGCTTGAACTCCCGCTTGGGCCGTGAGGAGGCTTCCCGCACCCTGCAGGAATGGAAGGGCCAGAGTTCCCACATCTCTCTTCTCCCGCCctgttgtttctgctgctgtCCCAGGGCAAGGGCTATCCCTAACCTAAGTCCCTCCATCTCAAGTATCCACAGAGGCTGCCCCTGGACACGCAGGGGGCTGCCACCTGACTTAAGCAGGCAAAGGATGTGGACTCGAGCAGCTGGCCCAGCTAactccttatgttctcatcttctGGCTCAGGCCACCACTGCCATCTCCCATAGGGCTCTGCTCCTTCCCGGGACTTCACTGCTTTCTACTAACACACCCAGCTCCAAGGACCCTTCACTGACACAACCCGGCATCAGGGCACTGCGGGAACCTGTGCTTGGCCTGGCAGGTCGGGTGCACTGTCCATGCTTGCCAGCAGAGGGCACACAGCAGCCACAGGAACTgcgggaggtgggaggggagccACCTGCCACTCACCTCCGCTTCAGCTTGTCTGCCAGCTCCTCCAGGATCTGTACCGCCTGCCGGTGGTAGTCCAGCTGGGCATCCACCAGGGCCGAAAGCTGGCTCACCTGCTCAATCTGCGGACAGGAAAAGGGCCAAATGACGTGACCACGCATCCGCCCTGGAGGCTCAGCACCCTAACCTGGGAGGGCAGCCCTCATCCTAGTGGAATGGTGTCCTGGGTCCTCGGCCCTCCTGACACGCACATCAGTCTCCAGGAGGTTGTGCATGCTGGTCTCCGCCACCTCCTTGGACTCCTCAAACTTCTCCAGAGCCTGGCGCAGCTCCTCATCAGGGATCTTGCCCTGTCGCTTCTTCTTGTAGTCAAAGTCCAGGCGGCGGCCCTCCAGCTTCTTCAGGTGGTGCTGTGGGTGCAGACACGTGACGGAGCAGCACAGCGCATGGGGCACCTCCCCAGGGACCCAGGGACCCAGGGACGGGGCGGCACCTGGATCTCCTTCAGGTCCTTGTCACACAGATTCTGCAGCGGGTCAATGAAATTCTGTTTGACTTCGATGTCCAGCGAGTCCTTCACCTCGGCCAGGCGCTTCATGGATTCACCTGCGTCCAGCAGGGCATCACCTGCAGGGAGGGGAGGCCGTCACAGGCAGGGTTCCCCACTCCTGAGTGGCACATGTGCCAGGGCAGCCCAGAATACTGGACATGGCTGCCCTGCCCCCCCGCCCCCTCAGCTGCCCCTCACCGAAATTGgactctcctcccagttccttgcCGTGGCGGACCATGCACTCGCCCAGCAGCCCCTCTGACTGCGGGTAGCCAGGATTCTTCACTTGGCCCCGGATCTTGGATACGGTGTTTAGCATTGTCAGCTTGGCCCGTGAGGCTGCAAAGGAACAGATGGCCCAGGTGGGACCCACAGGCTCCTCTCCACATCATCCGTCCTGAGACACACCCTGGACCAGGACCACATATCCTGCGCGGGCCaggtgatggggtggggtggggtgtcttcCCATGCCCCCGCCAGGGCCTGGCAGCTCACAGAAGAGGGGACCAATCCCACATGTCCCTTCCCTCAGGCCTCCTCAGAAAGAAGTGCCACAGGCACAGCAGAGTCTAAGGTCTCCACCGCCTCCCATCTCCAACTCCTGTTCCCTGCCTCACCCTTGCCTGGGAAGACCTAGCCCCACTGCACCCCAGCCCAGCAAGTCAGTAGAAGGGACCCTTGTGTGTGGAGGTGAGCAGAGGCTGGGAGGGCCATGGTCACCACTTCAGGGTGACCTACCTGGGTTGGGCTGCAGGTACTCGATGGTTCTGACCAGCACCTCTGCCACGGCCTTGCTGGTGACATCCACCTTCTGCGAAGAGAGCCAGTGTTGGAGCATCGGACACTGAGGCAGAATGGTGCAGGCCCCTTTGTCCTCCAGCAGCTGTGTGGACCGTGCCTGGGACCCCTACCTTTTCCATCTCTTTGAAGTCATCGTCCAGCTTGGTCCCCTCGGCCCCGCCAACCTTCTCGCTGACCAGCTGTTCGGGTAGAAGGAGGGAGGCAAGTGAGGGCACAGAAGGGGTACCTGCTGTGCCTGCCAACGATGCAGcctctcagacagacagacagacagacagccggGTATCTGGACGAGACCCGGAGAAGCCGACAGTGCCAGGGTGTGCTGTGACTCAGCCCAGCACCCTGTGGGGACTGTCCCACCTTTCACAGTTCTTGGGTTGACCCTGTCACTTTGGCGGAGGCAAAGCAGGGCCCCCACCAGCTTCCCCACACCAGCTTGGACCCTGTGTCCTGTGCACCTGAGTCCTTGGTGCCTGCCTGCCACTGTGACACACCTGATAGGGATGCCCCTCAAAGACGCCAGAACCTGACTCACAAACCACACCTTAAAGTCAGGAGCCTGGACCTGAGAGCCTGGGGCAGGGTGGACAGAGCTGGCTGCCCTGCGCTGGACCCGAGTACATGGCAGAGAGCCAAGTGCCTGCGTCACTATCTGGATGTGGAACAGTGTGTGTCACCCCTCTGGGACACAAGGCCTCAAGTTCCCCTGTCTGCCTACCACAGCCATCTTCACGCATCACACCTAAGCCCCTGGGACCCACGAGCAgggccaccaatgcccagctcaCCCCCACATCGGGTGTATGCACACTTCATATGCAGAAGAGCAGGTTGGCCTTCTGAGAGAAGGATGCCAGTGAGACTTTCACGGGCCATGGTCTTGGTGCCCCCAACTCAGCTGTTGCCTGATGTGGGCAAGGGTTTTGCAAGGGCCATGTGGTACCTCACACCACAGGCAGAGGCAGTAAGGACTTTGTAGAGTGACCTAGGAGGAAGTGACCAAAGACATCAGGAAGTGGGGAGGCTGCAGAGGCACCGGAAGTGACCTCCCAGCCCTGTGCCTGTGAGCAGCCGCCCCCCACGCTCTGAAGAAGGCCACTGTGCTCTCTGGCCTGCCCACTGAACAGGGCTGCTCCTGGGGCTCCCCAGAGCCTCTCTCAGAGGAGAGCACAGGGCGCGCCTCATTGGCTATCTCCTTTGGGTATTCCCAGGGAGCCCCACTGGCTTTCACCCGCTGGTTTCGCTTCTCCAGGCTGAGCAGAGGCAGGATGTCACCCACCATGAGGCCCGGCTCTTCTGGTAAATGCAGAGAAGTAAGGCAGGGCCACAGCTTCCGGGGGACAACACCTGGGCCTGGGGACCTGGAGTCTCAGGAGAGcagtgaggcaggaagagggagccCGGAGCATACCAGGCTGCTCTCTTAATGCTCTCATCTCCTGTGACCTGTGATTTGGAGGTCCAGCCTCCCCAAGGCCCAAGATCTACACGGGGGCCCACATCACTGGCCACCACACATGCCACGAAGAAGCTAAACCCTCACACTCTGGGCCCCTTTGCAGAAGGACCGTCAGCGCCCTCCATAGATCATGGGCACAGAGGACAAGTGGGAGAAACAGACACCTCCCACCATCTACACTCCAGAGCCAGAAGGCAGGGTGCAGTGTCTGTTTACAAGTCTGTGGGGACCCACCACAGCTGCCCATAGCACAGCGGGGGTTGCATGGTGGCATGCAACCACCTAGGTTCTTGGCAGACAGAGCCACCAGCCCTGTGGAGGTCACCATCCCTGCCAAGAGCTGCCTTGCTGCAGTCACCTTGGGGGGCAAACTAGGTACACTACCAGGGACCTTGGCCCAAGGCAGCGTGCACCAAGACTGCTCCCAATTCCCTGGCCACACCTGCTGGGTCTGCCTGGCAGAGCCTCTGTTGACAGGGTCACCTGTAAACTAGGCACCTGGGTTACGGGCAAGCACAAAGGGGAGGCGGACCACCCAACAGGAtcacagagagagactggggtgccCCTGGGTAGAGAGCTCTTGCCCCGAGCACGAGACCCCTAGCTCTGCACCAGCACTTCCAAACAGCATGTGGCTGCCTGGGGCAGAGGAGCCATGAGAGAAGTAACAGGATATGTGACAGAGAAGCTAGgcagagaggattctgggaggAACATGGAGCCGACACCCGGCCCAGCCTGGCCACCACCCTTGGCCGGTCACATTCCTTTTTTCATAATAAGGAAAGGTGACTTAGTGGCCACAGGAGGTTCAGTCTGAGCAACAAAGGCAGTGACACAAAGGGAGGGGGACGAGCAGCTGGCTCCATGCTACACCCAGTCACAGTCTCCCAGAGTCAACTGTGGTGTGAGACCTGTCTGCGCATGGCCACGCTGTCCGGTGGACCCAAGCAAGCAGCCTCACACAGCGGCTAAcggctcctgctgctgctccagccccCGCTGCTGCTCCAGCCCCCGCTGCTGCTCCAGCCCCCGCTGCTGCTCCAGCCCCCGCTGCTGCTCCAGCCCCCGCTGCTGCTCCAG
Proteins encoded in this region:
- the Mpnd gene encoding MPN domain-containing protein isoform X1 yields the protein MAAAARRYLAAAPEPLSPAVAAEEAPEEDEDDAEAEDPERGAGSGGRSCSLGGIGGSTAGPGLALGGALTRRAVTLRVLLKDELLEPGEGVLSIYYLGRKFIGDLQPDGRILWQETGQIFNSPSAWATHCKKLVNPAKKSGCGWASVKYKGQKLDKYKAAWLRRHQLHMPVAAADESPTSEGEEEELLLEEEEDDVLAGVSAEDKGRRPPGKGSSEPEATPPGKRVDKVQVPVRYCMLGSRDSARNPHTLVEVTSFAAINKFQPFNVAVSSNVLFLLDFHCHLTRSEVVGYLGGRWDINNQMLTVLRAFPCRSRLGDADTAATVEEELVCLQIHQVLFLRGLSLVGWYHSHPHSPAAPSLQDIDAQMEYQLRLQGSSNGFQPCLALLCSPYYSGNPGPESKICPFWVMPPPEQQRPSDYGIPMDVEMAYVQDSFLTNDVLQEMVLLAEFYKGAPDLVRFQEPWSPEHTYLDKLKISLASRTPKDQGMCHVLEQVCSVLKQGS
- the Mpnd gene encoding MPN domain-containing protein isoform X2, with the protein product MAAAARRYLAAAPEPLSPAVAAEEAPEEDEDDAEAEDPERGAGSGGRSCSLGGIGGSTAGPGLALGGALTRRAVTLRVLLKDELLEPGEGVLSIYYLGRKFIGDLQPDGRILWQETGQIFNSPSAWATHCKKLVNPAKKSGCGWASVKYKGQKLDKYKAAWLRRHQLHMPVAAADESPTSEGEEEELLLEEEEDDVLAGVSAEDKGRRPPGKGSSEPEATPPGKRVDKVQVPVRYCMLGSRDSARNPHTLVEVTSFAAINKFQPFNVAVSSNVLFLLDFHCHLTRSEVVGYLGGRWDINNQMLTVLRAFPCRSRLGDADTAATVEEELVCLQIHQVLFLRGLSLVGWYHSHPHSPAAPSLQDIDAQMEYQLRLQGSSNGFQPCLALLCSPYYSGNPGPESKICPFWVMPPPEQRPSDYGIPMDVEMAYVQDSFLTNDVLQEMVLLAEFYKGAPDLVRFQEPWSPEHTYLDKLKISLASRTPKDQGMCHVLEQVCSVLKQGS